A DNA window from Paraburkholderia sp. IMGN_8 contains the following coding sequences:
- a CDS encoding H-NS family nucleoid-associated regulatory protein, giving the protein MATLEQIQAKLKKLQAQAEAMLAKKAQDAVDKIRALMLEHGLTTADIEAKAKVTREGKTSRKVASSNGKVVASVKAKGAPKYQHPKTGATWSGHGRAPAWIADAKDRAKFLIASVADTAVAMSEATTGKTKAAAKKPTVTTRAVGRKGQPKGPQPAMYRDPKSGATWSGRGRAPAWLGTDRSKFLIDGAVAESKETSAGATAKPKVARVMKAAAKKSAVKKVVAKKAATKNVATAKKSTATKAPAEKAATAPTAKKAVVKKAPGRKAAAKKVVAAAEVAPVPVVSAAEATA; this is encoded by the coding sequence ATGGCGACACTAGAGCAGATCCAGGCAAAACTGAAGAAGCTCCAGGCTCAGGCTGAAGCGATGCTCGCGAAAAAAGCACAGGATGCAGTCGACAAGATTCGTGCGTTAATGCTTGAGCACGGCCTTACTACTGCGGACATTGAAGCAAAAGCGAAGGTGACGCGAGAAGGGAAGACCTCGAGGAAAGTTGCGTCGAGCAATGGGAAAGTTGTGGCGAGCGTCAAAGCCAAAGGCGCACCCAAATATCAACACCCGAAAACGGGTGCAACGTGGAGTGGCCATGGGCGAGCTCCGGCGTGGATCGCCGACGCAAAGGATCGCGCCAAATTTTTGATTGCAAGTGTGGCCGACACTGCCGTTGCTATGAGCGAAGCCACTACGGGTAAGACGAAGGCTGCAGCCAAAAAACCGACGGTCACCACCCGCGCAGTTGGTCGCAAGGGGCAGCCGAAGGGGCCGCAGCCGGCCATGTACCGCGACCCGAAGTCTGGAGCGACGTGGAGCGGGCGAGGCCGCGCGCCAGCTTGGTTAGGGACGGACCGCAGCAAATTTTTGATCGATGGCGCAGTTGCGGAATCGAAGGAAACCAGCGCTGGTGCGACAGCCAAGCCGAAGGTTGCACGGGTCATGAAAGCAGCGGCCAAGAAAAGTGCAGTCAAGAAGGTCGTTGCGAAGAAAGCAGCTACGAAGAACGTAGCGACTGCGAAGAAGTCCACCGCAACGAAGGCGCCGGCTGAGAAAGCCGCTACTGCGCCCACTGCAAAAAAGGCCGTAGTCAAAAAAGCACCGGGGCGGAAGGCCGCAGCGAAAAAGGTGGTCGCTGCCGCTGAAGTTGCACCGGTGCCGGTAGTCTCTGCTGCTGAAGCAACGGCCTAG
- the dcm gene encoding DNA (cytosine-5-)-methyltransferase → MRSIEDHIKVNAPAVAGVQNENLLDGGGSRPTCVELFAGCGGMAKGLEIADFQHLAMAEFNAAACTTLRANYLNKGAGNSLQIFETDVRTIDWTSYRGVDLVAGGPPCQPFSNGGRAAGPTDARDMWPEAIRAVREMQPRAFLFENVKGLLRPAFSEYLGQVLHRLERGGLEDSVNAPTYQVTLIRVNAADYGAAQKRERVLIAGVRVDCGTLPPFPEKTHSERRLAFDKWITGEYWRSHGLPRPTDDAISRAARAKLLKWTASVEPLERVRNFEGLAPREQA, encoded by the coding sequence ATGCGTTCTATCGAAGATCATATTAAAGTAAACGCGCCTGCAGTCGCAGGCGTACAAAATGAAAATCTGCTCGACGGCGGCGGCAGTCGCCCAACATGCGTCGAACTGTTTGCCGGCTGCGGCGGTATGGCGAAAGGCCTAGAGATTGCCGACTTTCAACACCTGGCGATGGCCGAATTCAACGCGGCAGCGTGCACCACTCTGCGCGCAAATTATCTGAATAAGGGCGCTGGTAACTCACTCCAAATCTTCGAAACCGACGTCAGGACCATCGACTGGACCAGCTATCGTGGTGTCGACCTCGTCGCCGGCGGGCCGCCCTGTCAGCCATTCTCTAACGGCGGCCGAGCTGCAGGGCCAACAGATGCGCGTGATATGTGGCCGGAGGCAATACGCGCCGTGCGGGAGATGCAGCCACGGGCGTTTCTGTTCGAAAATGTTAAAGGACTGCTACGGCCGGCATTCAGCGAATACCTCGGCCAGGTGCTCCATCGTCTCGAACGAGGCGGCCTCGAAGATTCTGTTAATGCCCCAACGTACCAAGTCACTCTCATCAGAGTCAATGCAGCGGACTACGGGGCCGCCCAGAAGCGCGAGCGAGTTCTCATTGCCGGCGTTCGGGTCGACTGTGGCACCCTGCCGCCATTTCCCGAGAAGACGCACAGTGAACGCCGACTCGCCTTCGACAAGTGGATAACCGGCGAATACTGGCGAAGCCACGGCCTGCCACGCCCGACCGATGACGCGATTTCTCGCGCTGCACGCGCCAAACTTTTGAAATGGACGGCTTCGGTCGAACCATTAGAGCGTGTTAGGAACTTTGAAGGACTGGCACCGCGTGAACAAGCATAA
- a CDS encoding TetR/AcrR family transcriptional regulator, translating into MIDEVYKREIVGTFKAMWFVQLKDRSVPIESRLNTFYREYYDTLLTRQWLRLFLCSSLEDLKMAPAYTNAVVTHALEIIVTETAHELGRGVPAEPAHLIEVGWLLHGAVSHLAIRRRIYSNDNTTPSDAVIAMHVRAFLTSAPALLPALEGS; encoded by the coding sequence TTGATCGACGAAGTTTACAAGCGCGAAATTGTGGGGACCTTCAAGGCGATGTGGTTTGTTCAACTGAAAGACCGCAGTGTGCCCATTGAAAGCAGGCTCAATACTTTCTATCGCGAGTACTACGACACCCTGCTGACTCGGCAGTGGCTTCGCCTGTTCCTCTGCTCGTCGCTTGAAGATCTGAAAATGGCACCGGCGTACACGAATGCTGTCGTGACGCATGCGCTTGAGATCATTGTCACTGAGACGGCACACGAATTAGGACGCGGCGTACCGGCCGAGCCAGCTCATCTGATCGAGGTGGGCTGGCTGCTGCACGGCGCGGTATCCCACCTTGCGATTCGCCGCCGTATTTATTCGAACGACAACACAACGCCCAGCGACGCGGTGATTGCGATGCACGTGCGCGCCTTCCTCACGAGCGCGCCAGCGCTGCTTCCGGCGCTGGAAGGCTCCTGA
- a CDS encoding M24 family metallopeptidase, which yields MMNTIVQTAERVGPGFSVDGMLLARQRTRQAISDIARRVQPGMVEEDAVAMAKELLIQSGMKLSWHPTRVRFGVNTIKPMKQASVAGVVLQENDIFFLDIAPRVDAWEGDGGASFIVGYQPEYKKCARDAETLFHDVRNVWEKERLTGLELYAYADKVAQSMGWELNFDLPGHRVSEFPHAAIHTGSLAEFEMTPSAVRWILEIHLRDPQKRFGAFFEDMLLADEYYSC from the coding sequence ATGATGAATACAATTGTACAAACGGCCGAACGCGTTGGCCCTGGCTTTTCGGTGGACGGCATGTTGCTAGCTCGCCAGCGGACTCGACAGGCAATCAGCGACATCGCGCGTCGTGTCCAGCCCGGCATGGTAGAGGAAGATGCTGTCGCCATGGCAAAAGAGCTTTTGATTCAGTCGGGAATGAAGTTGAGCTGGCACCCCACACGCGTTCGCTTCGGCGTCAACACGATCAAGCCGATGAAGCAGGCATCCGTCGCAGGCGTGGTATTACAGGAGAACGACATCTTCTTCCTGGACATCGCGCCCCGGGTCGACGCCTGGGAAGGCGACGGTGGTGCCTCCTTCATCGTGGGATATCAGCCCGAATACAAAAAGTGCGCGCGCGATGCCGAAACCTTGTTCCACGACGTACGCAACGTCTGGGAAAAGGAGCGGCTCACAGGCCTGGAGCTTTACGCTTATGCGGATAAGGTCGCCCAGTCCATGGGTTGGGAACTCAACTTTGACCTGCCGGGCCATCGGGTATCGGAGTTTCCTCATGCAGCCATCCACACCGGTTCGCTTGCGGAGTTTGAGATGACGCCTTCGGCCGTACGCTGGATTCTCGAGATCCACCTGCGCGATCCGCAGAAACGGTTCGGGGCCTTCTTCGAAGACATGCTGCTGGCCGACGAGTACTACTCTTGTTGA
- a CDS encoding helix-turn-helix domain-containing protein, whose protein sequence is MTRIVCLLVFPGVQSLDVSGPMDVFAEANRFLPADDRYQLEVVGSEAGLLACSNGLLIQAQCVFREATGQYDLLLVAGGPPLVHQDLGEDLHAWLRSAVLRSRRFGSICNGTFILARAGLIGDRTVTTHWNDAPALAELCPSARLEVDRLYIQHGSLYTSAGVTAGIDLSLYLLAQDHGAEVALNVAKRLVMFVQRGGGQSQFSPYLTPYVEPTSPVAHVQQYVLGHLGKDLSVAVLARVANMSPRNFSRIFVRDTKLTPAGFVESARVDAARVMLEDGTTPIKRIAYECGFGDAHNMRHVFKRRFGVSPRQYRLNFSSPTVGTATQG, encoded by the coding sequence ATGACCCGAATCGTCTGCCTGCTTGTGTTTCCCGGTGTCCAGTCGCTGGATGTGAGTGGTCCCATGGACGTCTTTGCAGAAGCAAACCGATTTCTGCCGGCGGACGATCGCTATCAGCTAGAAGTTGTCGGTTCCGAAGCCGGCTTGCTGGCCTGCTCTAACGGTCTGCTGATCCAGGCACAGTGTGTATTTCGCGAGGCAACGGGACAATATGACCTTCTGTTGGTGGCAGGTGGTCCGCCACTTGTCCATCAGGATCTTGGCGAGGATCTTCACGCTTGGCTGCGCTCGGCAGTGCTGCGGTCGCGCCGGTTCGGCTCGATATGCAACGGCACTTTCATCCTGGCCCGCGCCGGCCTGATTGGCGATCGCACTGTCACGACCCATTGGAACGACGCCCCCGCGCTCGCCGAACTCTGCCCGTCGGCGCGGTTGGAAGTGGACCGCCTGTATATCCAGCACGGGTCACTTTATACGTCCGCCGGGGTGACTGCAGGCATCGATCTGTCGCTGTACCTTCTGGCGCAGGACCACGGTGCCGAGGTAGCCCTAAATGTGGCAAAGCGCCTCGTGATGTTTGTGCAGCGCGGTGGCGGTCAGTCGCAGTTCAGCCCCTACCTGACGCCGTACGTGGAACCAACCTCACCGGTTGCCCACGTGCAGCAGTACGTCCTGGGCCATCTGGGCAAGGACCTTAGCGTGGCCGTGCTGGCTAGGGTGGCGAACATGAGCCCGCGCAATTTCTCGCGCATCTTTGTCCGTGACACCAAACTGACGCCAGCCGGTTTTGTTGAGAGCGCCCGCGTCGATGCGGCGCGCGTCATGCTGGAAGACGGCACCACGCCCATCAAGCGCATTGCCTATGAATGCGGTTTCGGCGACGCACACAACATGCGCCACGTTTTTAAGCGCCGTTTCGGCGTGTCGCCGCGGCAATACCGACTGAATTTCAGTTCTCCCACAGTCGGGACAGCCACACAAGGCTGA
- a CDS encoding metallophosphoesterase: MKIQIASDLHHEMAQHRADLAAPLPVTRETDVLVLAGDIHEGSRAIDLYSGCRVPVVYVTGNHEPLGHDYQKLLSELRERAQGTSVRFLQDDELVLGNVRFLGATLWTDYSLYPLRLNDAMRAAGAAMVEHKGIKQGSGRFFRPEDAREHQGRTLRWLRERLDESFDGKTVVVTHHAPSGMSIPQKNRAHVLAAAYASNVELLVIKADLWIHGHIHASSDYRIGDCRVICNPRGRPGKNRDNPDVPYENANFDPSLVIEL, encoded by the coding sequence GTGAAGATCCAGATTGCGTCTGACCTTCATCACGAGATGGCACAGCACCGCGCGGATCTCGCTGCACCACTTCCAGTGACGCGTGAGACGGATGTCCTCGTTCTGGCTGGGGACATTCACGAGGGCAGCAGAGCTATCGACTTGTACAGCGGTTGCCGTGTCCCTGTCGTGTATGTCACTGGCAATCACGAACCGCTTGGGCACGACTATCAGAAATTGTTGAGTGAACTTCGCGAGCGTGCACAAGGAACATCAGTGCGTTTTTTGCAGGACGATGAGCTCGTTCTTGGAAACGTAAGATTCCTCGGTGCGACCCTTTGGACGGACTACAGCCTCTACCCATTACGGCTTAACGATGCCATGCGTGCTGCCGGTGCGGCGATGGTGGAGCATAAGGGCATCAAACAGGGATCAGGCCGCTTTTTCCGACCCGAAGACGCGCGTGAACATCAGGGCCGGACACTGCGCTGGTTACGCGAACGTCTCGATGAGTCGTTTGACGGAAAAACAGTCGTGGTCACGCATCACGCACCGTCGGGCATGTCGATCCCTCAAAAGAACCGGGCACACGTTCTTGCCGCCGCATATGCCTCGAACGTTGAACTTCTGGTGATCAAGGCGGATTTATGGATTCACGGTCACATTCATGCATCAAGCGACTACCGGATAGGTGATTGCCGCGTGATCTGCAATCCGCGAGGACGACCGGGCAAGAACCGCGACAACCCAGATGTGCCTTATGAAAACGCGAATTTCGACCCGTCGCTTGTTATTGAACTGTAG
- a CDS encoding DNA cytosine methyltransferase yields the protein MVVDLNGTSRHFTVREAARLQGLPDTLEIPGSWSQAMRQLGNAVPVQLAAVAGRWIASALK from the coding sequence ATGGTGGTGGACCTCAACGGAACCAGTCGTCACTTCACAGTTCGGGAAGCTGCGCGACTTCAAGGATTGCCGGATACACTCGAAATCCCGGGCTCGTGGTCCCAAGCCATGCGTCAATTGGGCAACGCCGTGCCGGTACAACTTGCTGCCGTCGCCGGGCGCTGGATTGCGTCGGCTTTGAAGTAG
- a CDS encoding papain-like cysteine protease family protein, producing the protein MKNNQGLRERAGVFTKRRRFLGIGAALVSLPAAATEFFASNATALPVDWSDQISPVRQPENIDLCWLAAAAMIQSWLAQRSVTLADAAQRLGRDYESLFAAGAGLPPAKIPDMAAKLNMKTAPLATLHPDWWAQQMTCGPMILIGMTEISPGPHARVLLNIGPGTDIEHTSVKYIDPLDGTVYLRSMAARQWFYATLPLQHPDKVPPTQVLYFDEEPTNSRLQFSVQEGARILVQ; encoded by the coding sequence GTGAAAAATAATCAAGGCCTTCGGGAGCGAGCGGGCGTTTTCACGAAGCGACGCCGTTTCCTCGGGATCGGCGCTGCGTTGGTGTCCCTTCCTGCAGCTGCTACCGAATTTTTCGCCAGCAATGCCACGGCGCTCCCTGTCGACTGGAGCGACCAAATATCGCCAGTGCGACAACCTGAGAACATCGACCTGTGCTGGCTCGCTGCTGCAGCAATGATTCAGTCATGGCTTGCCCAGCGTTCAGTTACCTTGGCAGACGCCGCGCAACGACTCGGACGGGACTACGAGTCCCTGTTTGCAGCTGGAGCAGGACTGCCGCCGGCCAAGATTCCGGATATGGCGGCGAAGCTCAACATGAAAACCGCACCGCTCGCGACCTTGCATCCGGACTGGTGGGCGCAGCAGATGACTTGCGGACCGATGATTCTCATTGGAATGACGGAAATCTCGCCTGGGCCTCACGCACGGGTACTGCTCAACATCGGTCCTGGCACCGATATCGAGCACACAAGCGTGAAATATATCGATCCTCTAGACGGAACAGTCTATCTGCGCTCGATGGCAGCGCGGCAATGGTTCTATGCGACGCTGCCATTGCAGCACCCTGACAAGGTGCCACCGACGCAGGTGCTCTATTTTGATGAAGAGCCGACAAACTCACGACTACAATTCAGTGTGCAGGAGGGAGCCCGGATACTTGTTCAGTAG
- a CDS encoding SET domain-containing protein-lysine N-methyltransferase — MNQLARKVRPRFVVRRSPVHGRGLFANNTIVAGEFVCEYKGARVSWKDVLDQLPSDRSQPGHTFFFDVEEGIVIDGSKGGNGARWLNHACSPNCEAELSNNCIFIYALRDISPGEELTLDYALVVDGRHSCKIREEFRCYCSLPDCRGTMLEDRRRKKGLHNSDKSRRTTA; from the coding sequence ATGAATCAACTCGCCCGCAAAGTACGTCCGCGATTTGTGGTGCGCCGTTCGCCGGTGCATGGCCGAGGCCTTTTTGCGAACAACACCATTGTCGCAGGCGAATTCGTCTGCGAATACAAGGGCGCTCGAGTCAGCTGGAAGGACGTTTTGGACCAGCTGCCAAGTGACCGCTCACAGCCTGGGCACACGTTCTTCTTCGACGTCGAGGAAGGGATCGTCATTGACGGCAGCAAAGGCGGAAACGGTGCGCGCTGGTTGAATCACGCATGTTCGCCGAACTGCGAGGCCGAGTTGTCGAATAACTGCATCTTCATTTACGCGCTGCGCGACATATCACCTGGCGAGGAACTCACGCTCGACTACGCGCTGGTTGTAGATGGACGCCACAGCTGCAAGATTCGAGAGGAATTCCGTTGCTATTGCTCATTGCCCGACTGCAGGGGAACGATGCTCGAGGATCGACGACGGAAGAAGGGGCTGCACAACTCTGACAAATCCCGACGCACGACGGCCTAA
- a CDS encoding MFS transporter, with translation MQEKSGIPSAPRPAASACVVPTIDVAAPRSASQQILILVGICIAVLVLPLNFGGAAVSAPTIGTALGGSPAAVNWILNAFMLSFGSSLMASGTLADLFGRKRVFAIGLVLFALTSLGIAAAPTLLWVDFQRALQGIAAALVLAGASAALAQEFDGHRRARAFSMLGTTFGLGLALGPLLAGFLTETFGWRSFFLVDAAIGLTGFALGIPKLRESYDPSAMGLDWPGATSFTAALTLFTFGLLQGPESGWNSPLIVVLFTGAVAMLLAFVWIEKRAARPMLDLSLFRYPRFVGVQVLPLATAFCYVTLLLVLPTRFIGIEGHSAIEAGLMMLSLSAPMLFVPITAAFLTRWMSAGVISAVGLVVAAVGMLWFSDIAPNAPSGALTLPLFVIGVGAGLPWGLMDGLSVSVVPKERAGMATGIFSTTRVAGEGMTLAIAGAILAVLTRLRLSDALAAFPLVSRNAATEAAQRVATGDLPHAVALLPTLGQPILAQAYDGAFRILLHILAAITLASALVVLGFLGRTPSTAGPNDTGPTLLGGEGAVD, from the coding sequence GTGCAGGAAAAGAGCGGTATTCCGTCCGCACCACGACCGGCCGCCTCGGCCTGTGTCGTGCCAACCATAGACGTAGCAGCCCCCCGTAGCGCCTCGCAACAGATTCTGATCCTCGTGGGCATTTGCATCGCAGTGCTCGTGCTGCCGCTAAATTTCGGCGGTGCGGCCGTGTCTGCGCCGACCATCGGCACCGCCTTGGGAGGGAGCCCAGCGGCGGTCAACTGGATTCTCAACGCCTTTATGCTGAGCTTCGGCAGCAGTCTGATGGCCTCTGGAACGCTTGCCGATCTGTTCGGACGAAAGCGTGTATTCGCAATAGGCCTGGTGCTTTTCGCATTAACGTCACTTGGAATCGCCGCGGCGCCGACTCTGTTGTGGGTCGATTTTCAACGTGCGCTACAGGGCATTGCCGCCGCCTTGGTCCTGGCCGGCGCTTCGGCAGCGCTCGCGCAGGAGTTCGACGGACATCGGCGCGCCCGAGCGTTCAGCATGCTCGGCACCACCTTCGGCCTCGGCTTGGCGCTTGGCCCACTACTCGCCGGGTTTCTCACGGAGACGTTCGGTTGGCGTTCGTTCTTCCTGGTGGATGCCGCAATCGGCTTGACCGGATTTGCACTCGGAATTCCGAAGCTAAGAGAATCGTACGACCCCAGTGCCATGGGTCTCGATTGGCCCGGCGCCACCAGCTTTACCGCCGCGCTGACACTTTTCACTTTCGGGCTGTTGCAGGGGCCGGAAAGCGGCTGGAACAGTCCTCTCATCGTGGTACTGTTCACGGGCGCCGTGGCAATGCTCCTCGCGTTCGTCTGGATCGAAAAGCGCGCTGCCCGGCCAATGCTCGACCTGTCGCTGTTTCGCTATCCACGCTTCGTGGGTGTGCAGGTGCTCCCGCTAGCGACGGCATTTTGTTACGTCACCCTACTTCTGGTCTTGCCCACGCGATTCATCGGCATTGAAGGACATTCTGCTATAGAGGCTGGTTTGATGATGCTCTCGCTATCGGCGCCGATGCTCTTTGTGCCCATCACGGCCGCATTTCTCACCCGATGGATGTCGGCCGGTGTCATTTCAGCGGTCGGACTCGTCGTAGCGGCCGTCGGTATGCTTTGGTTCAGTGATATCGCGCCTAACGCGCCATCCGGCGCCCTGACGCTTCCGCTCTTTGTCATCGGAGTCGGAGCCGGCCTGCCGTGGGGCCTGATGGATGGCTTGTCAGTCAGCGTCGTTCCAAAGGAACGCGCGGGCATGGCAACCGGCATCTTCAGCACGACACGTGTAGCGGGAGAGGGCATGACGCTCGCAATCGCCGGCGCGATATTGGCGGTCCTCACACGTCTTAGGCTATCCGACGCACTCGCAGCGTTCCCGCTCGTTTCGCGCAATGCCGCCACGGAAGCCGCCCAGCGCGTGGCAACCGGCGATCTGCCACATGCCGTCGCTCTTCTGCCCACGCTGGGGCAGCCCATTCTTGCGCAGGCGTACGATGGCGCGTTCCGCATCCTGCTCCATATTCTTGCGGCAATCACGCTGGCCTCCGCGCTCGTCGTGCTTGGGTTTCTCGGTCGCACGCCATCCACTGCCGGCCCGAACGATACCGGCCCCACGCTTTTGGGCGGTGAAGGGGCGGTTGACTGA
- a CDS encoding IS5 family transposase, with the protein MKKADRKGYPTDVSDEEWSFAAAYLTLMDVTAPQRKYELRDMFDALRWMARAGAPWRMLPNDFPPWELVYQQTQRWLQAGCFEHMVCDLRSVIRVAQGRQGQPSAVILDGRTIQSTCESGPRAGYDGYKRKRGSKVHIAVDTLGQLLAVHVTPANEQERAQVAELARQVQQVTGHTVKVAFADQGYTGKEPAQAARDEGIELQVIKLEEAKKGFVLLPRRWVVERSFGWLNRFRRLARDYERLPETLAGLHFVVFAMLMLVHAVPVLQSS; encoded by the coding sequence ATGAAAAAAGCAGACCGCAAAGGGTACCCGACCGACGTGTCCGACGAAGAATGGAGCTTCGCGGCCGCCTATCTGACGCTGATGGACGTCACGGCGCCGCAGCGCAAATACGAACTGCGCGACATGTTTGACGCGTTACGCTGGATGGCTCGGGCCGGCGCGCCCTGGAGGATGCTGCCCAATGATTTCCCACCTTGGGAACTGGTGTATCAGCAGACTCAACGCTGGTTACAGGCAGGCTGCTTTGAGCACATGGTCTGCGACCTGCGCTCGGTGATACGCGTGGCACAGGGACGGCAGGGCCAGCCCAGCGCCGTGATTCTGGACGGTCGCACGATACAGTCGACCTGCGAGAGTGGTCCACGCGCGGGCTATGACGGTTATAAGCGCAAACGCGGCAGCAAGGTGCACATTGCTGTGGACACCTTGGGACAGTTGCTGGCGGTGCACGTGACACCAGCCAATGAACAGGAGCGCGCACAGGTGGCAGAGCTTGCGCGTCAGGTTCAGCAAGTAACGGGACATACCGTCAAGGTGGCATTTGCGGATCAGGGATACACGGGCAAAGAGCCAGCGCAGGCCGCACGCGACGAAGGCATTGAACTGCAGGTGATCAAACTGGAGGAAGCGAAAAAGGGATTTGTACTGCTGCCCCGGCGGTGGGTGGTCGAGCGCAGCTTTGGCTGGCTCAACCGTTTCCGCCGTCTCGCACGTGATTATGAACGGCTACCCGAAACCCTCGCCGGGCTTCATTTTGTGGTCTTCGCGATGCTTATGCTTGTTCACGCGGTGCCAGTCCTTCAAAGTTCCTAA